AAAATATATCCAGAGCGAAGCGGTAACCTCGCTTAAGGACGCTCTCAGGGCAGCCGACAAACTCGGCTATCCGGTAATCGTACGGGCTGCTTATGCTCTGGGCGGGCTGGGAAGCGGCTTCTGTGACAACGAAGACGAACTGGAATCACTCGTTACAAAGGCTTTCAATTATTCACCACAAGTGTTGGTTGAAAAATCATTAAAAGGCTGGAAGGAGATTGAGTATGAAGTGGTACGCGACCGGTACGACAACTGCATCACGGTTTGTAACATGGAAAATTTTGATCCGCTGGGTATACACACCGGGGAAAGCATCGTGGTAGCCCCTTCGCAAACGCTTTCCAACAGCGAATATTACAAGCTTCGTGAACTCGCGATCCGCATCATCCGCCACATCGGCATTGTGGGCGAATGCAACGTTCAATATGCTTTTGACCCATTCTCCGAAGATTACCGCGTGATTGAAGTTAACGCCCGCCTGAGCCGCTCCTCCGCGCTGGCTTCCAAAGCTACCGGTTACCCCCTGGCCTTCGTGGCCGCGAAGCTGGGGCTAGGGTACGGCCTTCCCGAACTTAAAAATTCGGTAACAAAAGAAACATCAGCATTCTTTGAACCCGCACTGGACTATATTGTTTGTAAAATTCCGCGCTGGGACCTGGCAAAATTTCACGGCGTCAGCCGCGAAATAGGCTCTTCAATGAAATCGGTGGGTGAAATTATGTCCATCGGACGAAGTTTTGAAGAGGCATTCCAAAAGGGATTGCGGATGATCCAACAGGGCATGCACGGATTTTCAGGAAACAAGCACCTGTTTACCAATGAATTGGACAAAAATCTAAGCATCCCAACCGACAAACGCGTCATCTACCTCTCCCAAGCATTCGAACAGGGATATCCGGTAGACAAGATTTACGAGTTGACAAAAATTGACCGGTGGTTCCTTTATAAACTGAAAAATATTGTTGATACAGCTCGTTCCATTGAGAAATGCAGTGATAAGGAGCAACTTGCGACGGAATTGTTTGTCAAGGCAAAAAAAGCCGGATTTTCGGATTATCAGATCGAAAAACTGATATACAGGAAACCGATGCCTAAAGATACGGTTCGAGAGGAACGCATCAAACGCGGGATCCTGCCTGTGGTAAAACAAATAGACACCCTGGCGGCTGAATATCCGGCGCAGACCAACTACCTCTACCTGACATACAACGGAACAGTCAATGATGTAAAATACCTGGGCGACCACCGGTCTGTGATTGTGTTGGGCTCGGGAGCCTACCGCATAGGCTCATCGGTAGAATTCGACTGGTGCTCGGTGAATGCGCTCAATACCATTCGGAAAAAAGGATTGCGCTCAGTGATGATCAACTATAATCCCGAAACCGTTTCGACCGATTACGATATGTGCGACCGCCTTTACTTTGATGAATTGAGCTATGAACGGGTAAGGGATATCATTGAACTGGAAAATCCGAAAGGGGTGATCGTGTCCACCGGTGGACAAATTCCAAACAACTTAGCGGTGCGGCTGCACCAGTCGGGCGTGAAGATTCTAGGCACGCAAGCTACGGATATTGATAATGCGGAAGACCGCCACAAGTTTTCATCCATGCTGGACCGCCTGGGAATAGATCAGCCGAGGTGGAAGGAACTGACAACGCTTGAAGATATCAACCAATTTGTAAACGAAGTGGGCTTTCCCCTGCTGGTGCGTCCTTCGTATGTCCTTTCAGGAGCTGCAATGAACGTATGTTCCAACACGAACGAGCTGGAACGCTTCCTGACGCTGGCCACGGAAGTATCGAAAGAATATCCGGTAGTCGTTTCAGAATTCATCGAAGGAGCAAAGGAAATCGAAATTGATGCCGTCGCACAAAACGGAGAGTTGGTGGTTTATGCCATTTCTGAACACGTGGAATTTGCTGGCGTCCATTCAGGCGATGCTACCATCCAGTTTCCACCGCAAAAAATCTATACGCAAACCGTTCGCCGGATTAAACAGATTGCCAGGGAGATTGCTAGGGAACTGCACATCTCGGGGCCTTTCAACATCCAGTTTCTGGCAAAAGACAACGACATAAAAGTGATCGAGTGCAACCTGAGGGCCTCGCGTTCGTTCCCGTTTGTTTCCAAAGTGATAAAGATCAACTTTATCGAACTGGCTACACGGGTGATGCTTGGAGAAGAAGTCCAAAGGCCTGAGAAGTCGGCATTCGATCTGGACTACGTGGGCATTAAGGCATCACAATTCTCTTTCACCCGTTTGCAAAAGGCAGACCCCGTACTGGGAGTGGATATGGCATCCACAGGCGAGGTGGGCTGCCTCGGAACCCACTTCGACGACGCACTGCTTACCGCCATGCTTTCGGTGGGATACCGGATACCCGGGAAAAACATTGTCGTTTCCTCGGGAAGTACCAAATCGAAAGTAGCGCTACTGGATGCCTGTCGGCTTCTGGTCGACAATGGATACCACTTGTTTGCAACCGGCGGTACGCAAAAATTTTTCGAGGAAAACGGTGTGAAAAGTACCTGTGTAGCCTGGCCGGACGAAGAGGGCGAACCGAAAGTTACGGACATGATTGCCGAAAAGAAAGTGGACCTGGTCATCAATATTCCCAAAAACCTGACCGAAAGGGAATTAACAAACGGCTACAAAATCCGTCGGGGAGCTATAGATTTCAACATCCCGCTCATAACCAACGCCCGGCTGGCGAGCGCCTTTATCAAAGCCTTCTGCTTCATGAAGGCGGAGGATATTGAGATCAAGCATTGGGGAGAGTATAAGTAGAAAGCCGGGTAGCTGATGCTTCCTACAGGCCCTTCGCTGCCCCAACAAAGCTCACAAACAACGGATGCGGATGGATAACAGTGCTGCTATATTCGGGATGGAACTGTACGCCAATGTACCATTTGTGGTGGATAAGCTCAATGATTTCCACCAAGTTGAGCGTATCGTTTTGCCCGCTACAGATCATTCCAGCAGCTTCAAATTCGTCCCTGTAGGCGTTGTTAAACTCATAACGGTGGCGGTGGCGTTCACTGATTTCGGTTTTGTTGTAAATGGCGTTCACTTTGCTCCCTTTTTTAAGCTGGCAGGTATAAGCGCCCAACCGCATACTGCCACCCAGGTTTAGGATGTGTTTTTGCTCTTCCATGATATCCACCACGTTGTGCGAAGTGCCGGGGTCTATCTCGGTACTGTTGGCATCGGCATAGCCCAAAACATTCCGGGCAAATTCGATGGACATCGTCTGCATTCCCATGCAAATACCGAGGCAGGGGATATTGTTTTCACGGACAAATTCAAGTGCGGTAAACTTGCCTTCCATACCCCGCTGGCCGAACCCGGGTGCGACAACTACGCCGTCCAGGTTTTGCAGTTTTTCACCGACATTTTCCGGCGTAATATCATCAGACAAAATCAGCTTCAGGTCGAGCCTTCTGTTGTGAAAGGCACTGGCGTGCTTCAACGACTCAATGATAGACATATAAGCATCGGGTAACTGAACGTATTTGCCTACTAGGCCGATATGCACCTCTTCGGTTGCATTTTCAAACCTTTCCACAAAACCGGCCCATTCCTCCATATTGGCCCGGGGAGTTTTTTCCAAATCAACATCCATTTTCGTAAGTACCACCTCATCCAACTTCTCCTGCTGCATATTCAGCGGAACACGATAAATGGTTGAAGCATCAATCGATTGCATCACGGCTTGAGGCTCCACGTTACAGAATAAAGCAATCTTTTTCCGCAACTCTTTTGAAATAGGGTGCTCCGTGCGCAGGATCAGGATATCGGGCTGTACACCCTGCTCCTGAAGCATCTTCACGGAATGCTGCGTAGGCTTGGTCTTTAATTCCCCCGCCGCCGCTATATACGGAACGTAGGTAAGGTGTACGATCAGGCAGTTTTTGCCCAACTCCCACTTTAACTGACGCACACTTTCGATGTAGGGCAAACTCTCGATATCCCCT
This portion of the Petrimonas sulfuriphila genome encodes:
- the carB gene encoding carbamoyl-phosphate synthase (glutamine-hydrolyzing) large subunit, whose translation is MYNKSLHLVLEDGTVFQGKSFGYEAPVAGEVVFSTGMVGYTESLSDPSYLGQILTLTYPLIGNYGVPKDESHQGISTFYESERIQASGLIVSDFSFEYSHWNAAKSLSDWLKENKVPAVYGIDTRELTKLVREKGTMLGKLVFPGEPDIPFVNPDDENQVAKASCKKTIVYGSGKHKVVLVDCGVKNNIIRCLLKRDTTIVRVPWDYDFNEMEFDGLFISNGPGDPAFCTPTVNNIRKAMQTGKPIFGICMGNQLLSLAGGASTYKLKYGHRSCNQPVQLVGTQRAFVTSQNHGFAVDNNSLGVEWEPLFVNMNDGTNEGIRHKTNPWFSCQFHPEASAGPTDTEFLFDVFIRTLEVKNIPIPKLIEDELDAKSVLKQVYRGIEKGSVKKVLLLGSGALKIGEAGEFDYSGSQALKALKEEGIETVLVNPNIATVQTSEGIADKVYFLPVTPDFVERVIEKERPDSIFLSFGGQTALNCGVALYKNKILEKYNVRVLGTPVQAIIDTEDREIFNQKLSEIGVKYIQSEAVTSLKDALRAADKLGYPVIVRAAYALGGLGSGFCDNEDELESLVTKAFNYSPQVLVEKSLKGWKEIEYEVVRDRYDNCITVCNMENFDPLGIHTGESIVVAPSQTLSNSEYYKLRELAIRIIRHIGIVGECNVQYAFDPFSEDYRVIEVNARLSRSSALASKATGYPLAFVAAKLGLGYGLPELKNSVTKETSAFFEPALDYIVCKIPRWDLAKFHGVSREIGSSMKSVGEIMSIGRSFEEAFQKGLRMIQQGMHGFSGNKHLFTNELDKNLSIPTDKRVIYLSQAFEQGYPVDKIYELTKIDRWFLYKLKNIVDTARSIEKCSDKEQLATELFVKAKKAGFSDYQIEKLIYRKPMPKDTVREERIKRGILPVVKQIDTLAAEYPAQTNYLYLTYNGTVNDVKYLGDHRSVIVLGSGAYRIGSSVEFDWCSVNALNTIRKKGLRSVMINYNPETVSTDYDMCDRLYFDELSYERVRDIIELENPKGVIVSTGGQIPNNLAVRLHQSGVKILGTQATDIDNAEDRHKFSSMLDRLGIDQPRWKELTTLEDINQFVNEVGFPLLVRPSYVLSGAAMNVCSNTNELERFLTLATEVSKEYPVVVSEFIEGAKEIEIDAVAQNGELVVYAISEHVEFAGVHSGDATIQFPPQKIYTQTVRRIKQIAREIARELHISGPFNIQFLAKDNDIKVIECNLRASRSFPFVSKVIKINFIELATRVMLGEEVQRPEKSAFDLDYVGIKASQFSFTRLQKADPVLGVDMASTGEVGCLGTHFDDALLTAMLSVGYRIPGKNIVVSSGSTKSKVALLDACRLLVDNGYHLFATGGTQKFFEENGVKSTCVAWPDEEGEPKVTDMIAEKKVDLVINIPKNLTERELTNGYKIRRGAIDFNIPLITNARLASAFIKAFCFMKAEDIEIKHWGEYK
- a CDS encoding CTP synthase, whose product is MEKTKYIFVTGGVVSSLGKGIIAASLGKLLQARGFRVTIQKLDPYINIDPGTLNPYEHGECYVTVDGQETDLDLGHYERFLGVETHRENNITTGRIYQNVINKERKGDYLGKTVQIIPHITDEIKENIKSFSRKGLDFVITEIGGTVGDIESLPYIESVRQLKWELGKNCLIVHLTYVPYIAAAGELKTKPTQHSVKMLQEQGVQPDILILRTEHPISKELRKKIALFCNVEPQAVMQSIDASTIYRVPLNMQQEKLDEVVLTKMDVDLEKTPRANMEEWAGFVERFENATEEVHIGLVGKYVQLPDAYMSIIESLKHASAFHNRRLDLKLILSDDITPENVGEKLQNLDGVVVAPGFGQRGMEGKFTALEFVRENNIPCLGICMGMQTMSIEFARNVLGYADANSTEIDPGTSHNVVDIMEEQKHILNLGGSMRLGAYTCQLKKGSKVNAIYNKTEISERHRHRYEFNNAYRDEFEAAGMICSGQNDTLNLVEIIELIHHKWYIGVQFHPEYSSTVIHPHPLFVSFVGAAKGL